The window GTATGTGTTTCATTTGTATTTGTATATTcatcaaattgaaaattttatcttgtttattgttaatacttttatttatgttatgtaatgtttattttttaagaataaataattaatttatcgtGTTTCCTTTGTTAAACAATTACTAAcattgtaaatttaaattaattttaaatcctCAAAATTAATCACTCTAATAAGTTGCTAAtgttaacttaatattttttccttctaatttattattacttttaatgtaaattattgtattagtgttaatttttttaacctaaaaaacaatttatttatttttaaataataatttgtgataGTCAatgaagataataaaaaataaccaggtgttatttataattcaaataaatataaataagttaacaacaatttatcaattttttttattaaatgcatTAATAAGAAACGGAGATAATTATTTTaggaaatatttatttgtttaaataatatatattttattaaatcatttaaatattcatttattattttataatatatttgatattaatacataatatattttcaacttataaacttaaataagcCTGTAAGTAAGTTGAATATTATTGAATTactttaatgtttatttaataaattaaaaataataaattaggaaTAAACTGAATAAAATTAACacaaatttatgattatttaaatgactcatattaaaaaaatatacttttatttattacattacttaattcattaaataaaaatacaaaaatatattttattataaattattattttttattttattattatatattattatttttaaaaatttatatttaaaaaatattatatatctctcCAAATTCAACTGGATATATCTCTCCAAATTTAGCAAAAattcttttttcaaataaacgCAGAACCAGAACTAGACCAGTTTACAGTGTAagattctttttattttttaattaagtggTTGCTTTTGTCATTGCTTACATAAGATTTGTTGGGAGTTTCCCTAAAACAAAAACCGTAGATGTAACGTGGCCCTGTTTTGAAAATaaccatatttttattttcaattttaggaACTGCCGTTTCTATCCAAATAGTTTGAGTGACAAccaaactttaaatattattccgTACTTCCATAATTCATTAACGTTCAATTTTTAAGGATTTGTTTCGTACCAGGTTAttgggaaaaaaaatatatatttgtataattttaataattttattttatataaatataaaaaaaaaacaaatttgaatcaaaataggataatattatatgatgataaaaaatatatatttttttaattaataaattaagtaaaataatatttagttaagTTTAAATTACACTGTCTTAACATTtgaatttattctattttactttcaaattaaattattttaattttaaattttaaaaatattttaaacaaatacaataaaatatcattataataaatagttGAAATAACAATAGGTTTGACAAATTTTTGGGTCTTACAATATCCCAACTGAAATGGATTTGAATCTATTTCAAAAAATCAGGTATCTAGGtgatcattattattaattctgAAATAATGGTAATGAGTCGACCCAAACTCGATTTATTACACATAACCaggaattattattttaaaggatTAGCTTgtcttataaattaatattttttcaatatccgttgttttataaattattttaaaaatgagattataacaattaatcaaataaatattacaattacGTCGGCTAACTAATTTTTCCGACcttgattaaaaataaacattttataataatattgaaaaacatatattttttaagttataaaaatctaatattaataattttatctcgTACATAAATTAGAATggtataaactaaaaaaaatagtttcatACTATACAAGTCAATAACAAAATTAGGTAAATAATACCACGCTCCAcccaaaaaaatatgtataactGTATATATGAATTTACATATtgtatttagattaaattaaaacattatataaatgaaaacatAATTGGTTAACCCAACGTTCTCATtaaatcaaaacataaataagatttcattatatatattataattagatattgttgtttctttttcctatttaaaaatgataatagatACATTATAAGCAGGCCCAGAGGTGCATATgaccttaattttattttatgggcccaaatttaaaataattttttaaaattagttacttaattaataaatatatatttaattaattaatattcttttatatatatattataaattattgtaattatatatttaatatatatattttaattttgttactttcaattttttaaacttttttggacaacaatttttttaacatgCCCTAATTTAAGTaagtataatttaattattggatTCTTATGGATATTCCTATTTATTCTCTCATCTCAGATGTAAAAAGAATAAACTCCCattacatataaatttatactttttatgTATCCAACTTATATAGTAAAAAAACAAACTGAATCACATAGGCTACTACTCGTTATccattttgatataatattatatatagtatgattttaaattgtaaaaataaaatataaattattatatataagaaaaatacataatatatatatatatatatattaattaaaataaagttgtaaacatattttaatattaaatttattatttatttaaaggcagattctcaaatttatttttgttggttGTATGTTAGGGTTAAGAAACGTTCGGGTAAACCCGAAACCGACAGTACAAAAGCCATTTTGTAATATGGATCACAAATTTCCGGCCCGGTATGTAACCCGGAAAACCATTAAACCCGAAATTACTTCGCTCTTTCTCCTTCACTACTGAGGAGGAGTCTGAACTCTGAAAACTCAGCGCCTTCTTCTCGCTTGCGGTTGAGAAACGACGACGGGAAAAAGAAGCCGTTTCCTTCTCTGGTGCGGCCGGCGGTCCAGCCACAGATACAGCAGACTGATTTCTCCGATCGTTAGAAGCCGGAGTCTCAGCTGAACTACGACCGGCTAACAGGTTAATATTCTCTCATTTCCGTTATCATTGGAAGCAACAATCGGCTATACGAGGAAACAAGTTCATATTCTTCCCTATTTATCTGTCTCGTAACAGGAATACGTTACTTTATCTTTCTTTATCCAAAGGACTCTTTGATCAATAAGTGATTTCGCGTAGACAAGGTTGGTACTTTTCTTGTTCTAGATTCATATGTGTTTTTTCTAACTAAATTTACCATATTCTAACCTATAATCTTATTttagtttctttatttttcatgaAGTAGACTTGTGAAGGTGCAATTAGAACTTGGAAAAGCCTGATAAAAATTGTCCAGTGATTTCACATAATGGCAACTGAAACTGGGCTCGAGTCTCTTGTAGATCGTATGCAAATTATTCATTTTCAGTTTCTCTTAGATGTTAATGTTACATTTGTCTTCTAActtaattttccttttttctttctctGTAGAACAAATTTCAGTCATCACAAATGATGGAAGGAACATTGTGGTAAGATATGCAGTTAGTACATCACAATGATATTTGATAGAACTAGTAATGTACATTGGATCTTAActgtttgttttaatttctaGGGAGTTCTGAAAGGTTTTGACCAAGCTACAAATCTGATTCTTGATGAATCCCACGAACGCGTTTATTCCACCAAGGTTAGGTTActcttatttgatttatttttttcttggtTTCATGTGTTTTAGATTACTGGAAGAATCAAACCTCCCAACCACTTTCTTGGAAAGGAAAGTGCGGGCTTTAAGATTAGACCTAGTCTGATATTTCCACACAAGTTACACATAAATCAGACTTCTGTTTTCTTAAACCTGTATGCAAAGTTCAAATCATCAATTGAACTTTAAGTTGTCTCAGTTCGCTCATAGAATTGATTCAATTGGCACAAATATGCCACTATGTCTAAATTAACATCATGTTGTCTAAGTGTCATCAAATTTCCTTCGACTTTTGTCAAACTcaagtatttttataatttaaaacctTCATCCTTATGCTATCTTCTTCACTGTAAAAGTGCCTATTTTGTTTCAGAGTGTTTGTGTAGATCAATAATTTTGTCGGGGTTAAGTTAGAGGGAGTGCCATTTGAGCCAATTACACAATTTTAGTGGGATAATTATGAGAATTTGAAGTTCAACATGTAATGCCGAATTTTTCTTATAAGTTTGATAGGGGTTATTTGAGCCTTCCCtcttcttaatttaaatttattctcaAGGAGTTTTTGTGTAATGATATGGGGATGCCAAGGATAGGGATATGAGATTTTCTCTGGtttatttagaatgttttgGAGCCTACTAAAAAGAGAAACAGTAAGGAATTTTTGAATACCCATTATCCAGATGAACTCCAATTTTGTGCATTTTCACTGTAGAAGAGAGCttaaagaaagaaacaaaaagactgaatgagaatttaagaaattggGTTTTGTATTGAAGAATTTTAGAAAGAGAAGAAATTAAGGAATGATTTCCTCATCTTTTTGTTTGGGTAAACACCGGTATAAATACATGTAAAGTAAAGAACCAGCATTTAGAAGAGTGAAACAAGTTAACCGTATGTGACTTGCCTATATTGTTCTTTCCACAAGTATTAGTTATGGTAAATAGTCTAGGGCCTAGGTTGAATTTGTGTATTTTCATATAACCTTTTTCTGTGTAGGTTATTAAAAACTGGgttattttggtaaaaatatatGAGGGATAActatatgatatattatttttataaaaagaaggtatttttgaatgaattgattgatGGGGAGatgatgattgatgatgggTTATTTCAGATCAAACACAAATAACCCAAACTGAACAAGGCCCTGGTGATTCTGAAGGATTAAGTAGAACACTAATTACGTTTTGAGGATTAggatattttttagtttgacaTGCAATGATGTGTAAGCTGTTTTCTTTTGGACGCTGCTTTGTTCAGACTTTTTTTTTGTGGTAGTTAATCTTTTGTGAGTGTCGATATCTTGGTCAGGTGGTTGTTGGTTTCAATGTCTACGATCTTTGCATTTTGCCTTGTTTACTTTCCGAATTCCTTGTGGGTTTGGCaacattttatgtattttgaatGAAAACAATTTCCTCTTTTACTTACAGGAAGGAGTGCAACAAATTGTTCTAGGTCTTTACATCATTAGGGGCGACAACATGTATGACCTCGAgtcttaaataataatacatatatatatacatggaGTTTTGTTATACTCATTATTTGTATGTGCAGAAGCATAATTGGAGAGCTAGATGAAGAACTAGATTCACAGCTGGATTTCTCGGAACTGAGAGCCCATCCTCTAAAACCTGTTATTCATTGACTGCGGCTTAAAGGACATAGTTTTTCTAAACAGGACGATGTTTATGAGTTTGAACTGGATTTTGGAAGACCATTGTTTGTTGTCTCAAACGGTTTTACTACTATTTTAAGTTGTCTGTTTCTTATAATGACACATTGCCGGTCTGTTTGATACTTTCGAACAGTTTATCAAACTGCTTGAGCATGTCTAGAGTTTACTATTTTTTTCCTTGCGGTTGAGAATTGAGATTGATTTACAATTCAAAATTTGTGTAAtactaaaattttgtttataaaaagaAGATAAAGTATGATCATAAATCAGACAATAATGTTGTCTGATTTAAAATGTATGGACTTATTTAGATGAAAAAATTAGAAACTAAATTAACTCAATAATTGTAActatgttaaatataaaatacaaatctttgatataaagattttttttagctattattaattaatttatatgtactgttaatttaaatataattttttttttatataattaaaagtttaaaaaaggACGTTTATATTTTAGTACTCTTGGTCCATTCACATAAGATGAAAGGGAAGAACAAGTGGATAGGGAAGAACTGCATCTGATCATATAGTAGCGGTCATAAAATCCGACTCTTAGCTCTCTCTCCGgcagtttcttcttcttcttctctctcctctgctTCCAGGTACTGAATTGTAATGTTGGTTTCTTTACTGTGTTAGTTGTTAGTATAATGCATATGAAACACTTTTTACTTTAGTTTTTCCCAGAAGATATGGCGTCTCTGCAAAGCTTACCTTCATCTTACCAGAATTGGTTGCTGAAGCCATCTACCATGGTTATGATTTCTCTTCTTCAACTTTCAATTTGTCTTTGaggaaaaaaaatcttatttcatACTGATACAGAGTTAATTTCTCAATCAATCAGCTGGGTTGTGATACTCATGGTCCTTGTAAAAGAAGCACATCCTTAACTGTCAGGGCAGAACAAGCATCAAAAAGTTCAAGCTTACCTTCTCAAGGTAGACATCTTTTATGGTTGGGATGTTGGAAATTCTTTATTTCTACTGCATTCAAGATGATTTGGATGTTAACAATGATTATACTtgtatttatattgaaaaagtgTTTCAAAAGACTATAGATTTAATGCCAGATTATGTACTTTTAACAGACAGACATGGAAGGCGACTGCTGCTTGCTGCTGGTTTGGCTATTGCTCCTTGGATTTCTCCATCAAACTACATTGTGAAATCGTGTGAGTGGTCTTTCTATTTTCACCCTTTTGTTTCTCAAGCTGATGGGTTATGTTAGGCATTTAATGTAgtgtgtatattttatttttatccattgTGGTGCCATCATTTAGTTTCTTTTTGTATGCCTGACATCCTAAGAGCCCGACCTTATGCTTCTCAGTTGCTGCAGAAAATAAAAAGGGTTTCTTGCCCTTGTCAGACCAAAAAGACGGCTACGAGTTTCTTTACCCGTTTGGCTGGCAGGTGTGTGCATTAGGCTTACAATACGTCAACACGtggccccatttggaaacacttttctTAATTTGTCTATGTATCTTGATCCAGATacaaagattaaataaaattttgaatcttcaTTAAGTTCTGTTTTCAACGCATGTGTATCTAGATCCACATACCATTTTTTCCAACAGAACATCAAATTTCATGAAAATTAACCTGATCAAAAGAGATCAGAATCATGACAAGAGACAAgatacaaaaaaattaatacaaccTAAGACACTCAAGAAAATAACCTTGCAAAAACACATTTTCCAAcctgctttttttttttttttcaaatgggGCCATTATGTTTCCTCTTTCCATAGACATTCTTCTCATGTTTTGgcatttctgttattttctacAGGAAGTAGTCATTGAGGGTCAGGACAAGGTATTTAAAGATGTGATTGAACCATTGGAAAGTGTTAGTGTAAATCTGATACCGACAAACAAACAGGACATTCGGGACCTCGGTACCCCAGAACAAGTATGTGATAACCTTGTATTTGATTTACGTATAAACCTTGAAATACGTGAATGAGGGAACTAGAATTTGAGATGAGAAGAGAAGAGATCTTAACAACGTAAGAGCAATTGAGAATTAAGATGGGGAGATAGAACCCTAGATACTAGGGAGAATATAATTGGGGATGAA is drawn from Impatiens glandulifera chromosome 3, dImpGla2.1, whole genome shotgun sequence and contains these coding sequences:
- the LOC124931511 gene encoding sm-like protein LSM8: MATETGLESLVDQQISVITNDGRNIVGVLKGFDQATNLILDESHERVYSTKEGVQQIVLGLYIIRGDNISIIGELDEELDSQLDFSELRAHPLKPVIH
- the LOC124932473 gene encoding psbP-like protein 1, chloroplastic isoform X1 — translated: MASLQSLPSSYQNWLLKPSTMLGCDTHGPCKRSTSLTVRAEQASKSSSLPSQDRHGRRLLLAAGLAIAPWISPSNYIVKSFAAENKKGFLPLSDQKDGYEFLYPFGWQEVVIEGQDKVFKDVIEPLESVSVNLIPTNKQDIRDLGTPEQVAEALIKNVLAPPTQKTKLLDAKEHDVDGKIYYTFEFIAKAPNYTRHSLSSICINKGKFYTLTTGANERRWGKMKDKLNTVVDSFKIV
- the LOC124932473 gene encoding psbP-like protein 1, chloroplastic isoform X2 is translated as MASLQSLPSSYQNWLLKPSTMLGCDTHGPCKRSTSLTVRAEQASKSSSLPSQDRHGRRLLLAAGLAIAPWISPSNYIVKSFAAENKKGFLPLSDQKDGYEFLYPFGWQEVVIEGQDKVFKDVIEPLESVSVNLIPTNKQDIRDLGTPEQVAEALIKNVLAPPTQKTKLLDAKEHDVDGKIYYTFEFIAKAPNYTRHSLSSICINKGIFYTLTTGANERRWGKMKDKLNTVVDSFKIV